GAGAAGTTCCATCCCATGAACTCGCCGACTAGCACGATACCGACGCCGAGCGCCCATACGTGAATCGGTCCCAACACTTTCAGCAACGCGATGCGCTCGCCTGTCTGTCCTGCTGTTGCGTCACTCATGAGCCGCTCCTCCGCGGGTTGATGCCTAGGGTTTTCTTATTCCTTGCCTTCCGTGGAACTCATCAGGAAGTCGTCGTTGTAGTCGCGCCCGACCTTGAATGCGTCGATGAGGATCCACGCGAAAATCAGGATCGACAGGCCCCACGCGGCATTGCTCGACCATTGCCAGAAGTTCATCGCGTCACTCCCCGAATTTTTCGGCGATCACCTGCCGATATTGCCTGTCCGACACGCGCAGCACGAACCCGAAATAACCGACGATCACGAGTGCCGTCACGATCAGCGAGACAGGTTCGATCTGATAGTCGAAGCGGGTGGTAATGATGGGCTTGGCCTGCTCTGCGTCGTAGCCGAGCTTGCGCCATTGCGCTTCCATCGCCGGGTTTTGTCCGAGTTCCCGCCACGACACCTGCGTTTTCGCGGTTTGCGCTTCGGGTGGCTTGTCGGGTGCCTTGAGCAACAGCGGTGCAAGCAGGCTGCAGTACACGAGCAAGAGGAGAAAGACGCTATCTACAAGCTGCCCGAAGCCTTTCTGAACGGGCGGGACGTAATCGGTTGTCATAGTGAGTTGCTCCTCGCGGGTCGGCGTCGGGTTTGCATGTTCAAGGGCAATGCGGGTACAGCTCAGTTGCCGGCGTGGCAACTGAGGGCGCGTCGAAACACGGTGAAAATAAGGTCCGAACGCTTACTTGACGGCTGGACTGAGTGACTCGTCGTCGCGTCTTGCGAGTTCTGCCTTGCTGGCGCGGTTTTCGTCCAGGTGGCGTATGTCGAGGCCGTAGATGTGATCCTTGTCTTCCTCGTAATGGCGGATCATGGCAAGGATCGAGGCGGAGTTGAAAACGAGCACGGCGCCCACGCCGATGGTGAGCGCGACGCGTACGGATGTATCCGTTGTCTGGGCGGTCATCGCGAAGTAGACGTAGCCCAAAGTGACCCAGAGCGCCAGAAGAGCGATTTGCGCCATGCGCCGGTCGCGCAGGAACATTTGATCAATACGCTTGCGGATTGCGTGTTCCATCTCGGCAACTCCTTGTCGTGCCGGCGACGCCGGCGGTGGTCAATGATCTGGCTGTTTCTCCGTGATTCCCGTGCGTCAACAAAGTTTCCTGACAATATTTGTGCTTTGATGCACGCTTGTCAATATGGTTTGAGGGGGTAGATGGCTGGAAGCCCCGAGCTGCGGTGCCCGATACGGGTAGTCGAGGACAGCGGAAATTCGATCGAGGCTTGAGGTCGCCGGGCAGCATCGAAGTCGTACAACTGCCGACGGGGCAGGCAGGCGTGGTCAAGACGTTCGCTGAGGCGGTGATTCAGTGCGATGCCGTCCTTTCGATGTCACCCACTCGACGCAGGCGGCGCTCGCACATGCCGGGATTTGCTTTCTGATTCGTCGCGAGTTCAGATGAACCGCACCATCAGATCGGTGTCGTGAAACACGCCATCAATGCACTGCGCGTCCGGCTCCGTTCCGTACACGCGAAACCCAAGTGATTCGTACAGCGCGCGAGCCGAACCGTTCGTGCTCGTGACCCGCAAACCGAGCTGCCGCAATCCGTCGATCTGCGCGGCGCGCGCGAGCAGTTCCGTCAGCAGCGCGCGCCCGGCGCCGCGTCCCGCCGCTTCAGCTGCGACGTACATGCCGATCACATGGCCCTTGTGGGGCTCCTTGTACCGTGTCTCGCGCAGCAGCCCGACCGTACCGACGAGCGCGCCATCTATCGATGAAAACGCGCCCAGCAGGAAGTTGCCGGACGCGGCATGCGTGCCGTCCAGCATCGCATCGTGTTGCGAAGGGCCGCGCTCGACGGCATCTTCATAGCTTTGCCCAAACGCGGCGGGGTGCGTTTTCAGGCCGCGCAGCCGCAGCGCAAAAAACGCGTCGCGGTCGGCGGGCTCCAGCTGGCGGATCGAAATGTTTTCGTGCATGCGCGTCCCTCAGTCGCCCACTGCGTCCGACGACGCGCGCGTATCCGCGAACCTGCGCAGCGCGTCGGCCGTCTGCGGATCGGCGGGGAAGAAGGCTTCGATCGCGAGTTCCGACAGCGTGACGTCGACGGGCGTGCCGAACACGGTCGTCGTGCTGAAGAACGACAGCACGCCGATTTCGGTGCGCAGGCGCAGCGGCACGGCAATCTGTTCGAGCGGCGAGGCGGGGCTCTCGTCGGCGGGTTCGGCGTCGGGCGGCGTCGGGTAGGCGGCCAGCTCGTCGTAGAGCGCGGCGAGCGTCGGGTCGGCGCTGACGTCGACCTGGCGCTGCAGACGCGACAGCAGATGCGCGCGCCAGGCATGCCAGTTGGCGATCTGCGACGCGATGCCGTCCGGATGCATCGACAGACGCAGCGCGTTGACGGGCGCTTCGAGCAGCGCGGGTTTCGCGGCCGTCAGCAGCGGCGCGAGCGCGTTGTTCGCGGCGACGATCGTCCAGTGCCGGTCGATGGCGACGGCGGGATACGGCTCGTGGCCCTTGAGCACGAGATCGATCGCTGCGCGCGCCGCGTCCAGTTGGGGGTCGCTCAGTTGCCGCTCGCGGTAGAGCGGCGCATAGCCCGCCGCGACCAGCAGCGCATTGCGCGCCCGCAGCGGCACGTCCAGCCGTTCGGCCAGATGCATGACCATTTCGCGGCTCGGCTGCGCGCGGCCCGATTCGACGAAGCTC
The Paraburkholderia hospita DNA segment above includes these coding regions:
- a CDS encoding GNAT family N-acetyltransferase, yielding MHENISIRQLEPADRDAFFALRLRGLKTHPAAFGQSYEDAVERGPSQHDAMLDGTHAASGNFLLGAFSSIDGALVGTVGLLRETRYKEPHKGHVIGMYVAAEAAGRGAGRALLTELLARAAQIDGLRQLGLRVTSTNGSARALYESLGFRVYGTEPDAQCIDGVFHDTDLMVRFI
- a CDS encoding helix-turn-helix domain-containing protein, which gives rise to MNTLTATLSAPSGAPSMSRTVGDMLRDWRQRRRMSQLLLASEAEISTRHLSFVESGRAQPSREMVMHLAERLDVPLRARNALLVAAGYAPLYRERQLSDPQLDAARAAIDLVLKGHEPYPAVAIDRHWTIVAANNALAPLLTAAKPALLEAPVNALRLSMHPDGIASQIANWHAWRAHLLSRLQRQVDVSADPTLAALYDELAAYPTPPDAEPADESPASPLEQIAVPLRLRTEIGVLSFFSTTTVFGTPVDVTLSELAIEAFFPADPQTADALRRFADTRASSDAVGD